The Chrysemys picta bellii isolate R12L10 chromosome 3, ASM1138683v2, whole genome shotgun sequence DNA window CTTAATAATACTTCATCTATCTCGTCTATTTTGATTGTAAGCCGTTGggagcagagaccatcttttcCTAGGTAcatgtacagtgcccagcacgaTGGGGCTCTGATCCAGGTTGAGGCCTCTTCAGCATGACGACACCAATAATagttgaaaataaaatgtgagCAAAAAGTAACCCAGCGCTGCATAACAACAATCAGTCATTGACCACATCCACCCTTGGGACAGGCCCACAGAACAAGCTCACAGAGGAAAACTTATCAGATAATGTACCCATTGTGTTTGGCACAGGGTCGAATTCATAgatgttgctccaaagccctcaAGCCAGCATGAGACACCCAACATGTAACCTATGGAAGAAGTCAATTCTATCAGTTCCACTTGACATGCCCACAGCCTCAAAGCACCCTCCAGAGTCTTCACTGAATGGACAAACCCTCACCCCCACTTCTCCAGCTACCAACTTCTGCCTGCACCCGAACAGCCTCAACCACCCCCAGGTGCCCAACCATcttaaccccacccccacctcctcctaaTGCCAAGTGTCCCTAAAGCTACGTCTACACTGGAGGTAGAGCTGTAATTTCAGCTAGCCACCAGAAGGAGGCATATAGGGTTTCAGACGGGATCATACTCAGGTTGCTAGCTTGTTCTGCCACTTGcactgccatggctacacttctatttttggtGCACGAGCTCAATCAGAGCTTGTGAGAGTATGTCTCCCCGAGCTGGAAATGCCACCTGCACCTCCCAGTGTAGATACACCCTTCAAGGATATGAAAGCTGATAAACTGTGTTACAGCTGGGAAAGGGAGAGGTCATGGACTCATAATCCATCATCTATCTACACTTCTAAACTTTGGCCTGATTTCCTCTGTTCTCCTGCTTGTGGACAATGAGGGTTCAGAGCAAAAGGAAGGTCTAGGTACAATGGAGCACCAGGAGTGGGTTACCCACACATCATACAGTCAAGATGGGACTGAACCCAGTTCCTGTGATACCAGAAACAGATAATCTTTGCAACAACTGCAAGAAATAAAAATCTACCCATAAAAGCACATTGAAATCTACCGAGATATGTGAATCATGGTTTATAAATACCCTGGAGTGGTATTAACATATGATTGGGGAGTTTTAggatatttcattttattttatgtttatgtAGTGCCCCTCTCCACCTGGTTACCTCCTTTAATGCCAATCcgcttacaggttttgatggacaggtctgggttcttttggatcccaccacccactcagcagggtgtatcttctttctttttttttctattaaattatttggcagtgcctccacccccctcgctccttcctggcagggtcaccggGGCAGCTTGGGTGGAAAATTCTAACTACAGAGtaatccccacttacttgccagatagttggagacttccaagaaataacacaaacacattaatataattattgtgttgaatatatttttaacaggagacaaatacaacataacagggtgaaacactatttttagggtcACCAGTGCCCTTACTGACAATACCCGTGACTTGATgtagcaaatgtaaaattagtgtccCGTTGGTACATGTACTTtgctggggcccttgatgacctatgaccacaaagttcttctctgcagtggtttagcagtgtggctgactgggttcagtacagcccaaggGACTCagaagtgggaggaggtggtaaaTCCCCCCTCAGGTGGaatatgcagcaggttataaaatcctcaaaccctcactccctggcttgaggacatgTTCAGAGAGTAGGGGGTCCCCCAAACAAATTCCCTGACTAactaactaaaagatggtgcactcgcaaactccatgaatgatcccCAGGTTTGAAGATGACGCTGGACTCCTCAACCACTGCAGAGGGGCTACTGTCTGCTGGCAGGGATCCTCCTCAGGCAGGAATCAAGCTGGGtcggtcccaggatttcccctccccacaaaggggtgcagggctcaaggtgtaGGTTATACAATTACAGTAACATCCAAACTGTAGCCTCCTAGCCCAGCCTCCAGTCACACACTCAGCAGGCAGCTTCCCTGgactagcagccagagcagagctgaccatgtggtgactagtctcacctagggagctggagggtgaactcagcctggctggggaaatttcccagcaAACGCTACAAATTGGGAATCATCAGCGgggaaggaaaaacccagctgagggatctgctgtcaggtccctagaggccTGTTCTCAAGGGAAACCCTGCATGCAAGCCTGGGATGCACTAGCTCCCGAGACAGCTagtcctgcccttgccctggctggctccagactgactcCAAAATGGCTTCGCCCCTTTCCTGAACTCCATGGGAGTGGCATatcactccctattggttgccgggcagactctgagtttgccttggctcccccttcctgagctgccagcagacagaactccaggaatctaggtaatctccttgggggttacatttaattttagaaagaTAAATAAGATGGATTTCAAAAAGACAAGAATGATAGAAATAGCCCCCTTGCCTCCCAccaacgcacacacacacacttcagcatGATGCTCTCACACCAGCttgcttttattaaaaggagAGTAACAAATCTTATATGGGTGCTAAAAGGGCTCCCTTCTAAATTTTTCCAGCTGACAAGGTTCTTTACAGCCCAAATGAACAGCAGCACTTCAGGGTTCCATTGAAGCAGGGTCTGATGATTTTAGAAGCAAGTGGCTGTCTGCCCGATTCCCTGAGATCCTGCTTAGACAATCAGTCAGAAAATCTCCTGTACAGAGAAAAGAGAATcagattttttgatgttttcctacAGAAAAAGGACAATATgatgtttcatttcaaatcaaATGGCATGGGAGCAATTACCCATTCACTGAATGGTGAATGAAGAGGTTCTTGGTTAACACAAGCACAGGGAATCCACAGTCCCTACTGCAATGCTCTGTTACagccgtggttctcaaccaaggggtCAGGGCCCCCTACGGgagccacaagcaggtttcagggggtccaccaaaataaacaggacttcagccccaggtggcaggccTTGGGgaaagaaaaccacctccactccctgactcacctcagagGGCCTCCGAGCCTGCGGGTTATCACCAGCAAGAAATTTCCCACTGAgtcagtaaaagaaaaataatattcagTTTTCTATTGTTGTACCTATAttatccttttcttttttatgttACAGTATatactgtatgtgtgtgtctttAACTGTATAACTATCAatttaatacagcttttaatCTATTGAAGATGCAGAAAAGCACTTGTGGCACAGGTTGGTGgcggagtttttatagcatgtttgggaGAGGAGCGGGGCTTCACAAAAATCGGTGAAAACCCTGTGTTACAGAGTTTCTAAGTGGATAGTTATATGTATCCAAATGGAAGAACTAGCTGCCTATACAGACCACACTATAGAAAAGCACAATTCACACCCATGTAAACACTTGTTCTATCGAACACACCTTGTCTACAGCTGAAGCTAAAATGAGACAGACTTACTTAGGGGATAGAAAATTAACTCTGCAAAAAATACAGGAAACTCCAATCCTACTTGAAGTCTGACTCTGTTATGCAGCAGTTCAATGCTAGCAGCGCTGCTTAGTGAGAACATGGATCTCTGGGCATGCTCAGTGAATTGGCCAAGAGATCAGCACTGCAGTTGGTAGCATGGCCACTCCAGCCTAGGTCCCTGGCTCCCACTCTGCAGGCCCAAGTTGCTGCCAGTATCACATCTCTTGCCCTCAATCTGGTATTTTAGTAGGCTGGAAAGACTCCCACCCTCCCAATTGTTTCTCTATGACCTGTTGGTGCTGCAGCGTTAATTTGACCAGCTGAACAGCCTCTATAACTTACGGCACATACAGTCAGCaacaaacagaacaggaataAGACCGGCTGCAGATCTGCAAGGTGGCCAAATGAACTTTACAGAAGAACCTTCATGCTTAAAACATTCACATTCATTCTGAACAATGTTAACATCGTCATCACCAAGATGTTTAAAATTACCTCCCCTGGTTTGCAAAAAGGGGAAAATAAAGGGCTAAGAGCTGATCTGCTTTAAGGACGGAAGGATTCATCAGCTCCTAACTGAAAAGAGAGTACTGAGCAGTTCTGCTCACACTGCAGGGTCTCCCTTATGGAACGCTGAGCTTACCTTTGACAGCAATGGCCAATATAGCATTTGTCAAGGTATCTAGCATTGGTGGGACACCGCCAAAAGTGACATTCACCCCCACGGCGTCTACACCCTTTTCGGGTCACCAGAGCATGGGAGAAACCTGACAAAGAAAAAGAGCCTTAATCATCGTTCCGCAATGCAGGGTAAATTACAGTTGTGATTCCAAGATGACCGGCATTTCTCGTTCACTGAGACCTGACCAAGTCTGCCCAATTATCTTCCAGTGCAAAAGTTTATCACAGCTTCAGTACAATTTCAGTGGTTGTTCAATGTTCAATGGCAGCCTCTAAAAAGAGAATGGAGTGATTTAATTAAACATTGGCATTGACTTTCCAGCTGCCCATTTTAgaaccacagctctgagcacggGCATCCTTCATTGCCCCATGCCTTTAAGGGATGGAAAGCAAGGGGCTGCCTGTATTGCTAACTTCCCTTTGTGGCTGGGGTTTGGTTTGGATTCCCTCAGGCTCTGACAGTGATGTGCCAGGCAGTATCATCAATGAAATTTGGCTAAGTGGGGTTGAACTGCCTCACTGTTGGGTTGGATGACTACAAAGATTTGAAAGAGATTGACTTGAGAGAGTCCCTTCCAGGTTTGAACGTCTGCCCGTCTCTGCGATTCTGCTCAGATTTTCTTCACAAGATGCACTCAGGAATTGTTCTTTCATGACCAATTGCCAGTGTTTGGTTATACCCAATTGACCTGCTATTTTGAAAAGGCAGCCCCAATGTGCACCGCCAAATCTTTTAGAATATTTAGTTTAGAGCATTTGTTGTGTTTTCACAAAACTATCTACAGCCAATGGATAGAAACTGCATTCCTACATGATGCATTGTCATGGCTGCAACCACTGTCCCAAACCCAGATGACATCATTTCTCAAAACAAAGCCAAGCATGTTGTTGTGGAAGGTTTTGAGACCCAGTCGGGCTAAGACACTGAGATGAACGGCTGCCATtttggagatctgggttctgtgccCAACAGCATAACCTCTGAGTAGGACATGAGACCTGATTCATAAGAAGTCAGGTGGTGAAAATCACTGAATTTTTAACACAAGTCAGCAGCAGAAGTTACATTTCAATTCATGGTCTCCTGTTTCCTAGCCCTGTGCATCTTCTCCCAAACCCAAGGGTATATTGAAAGGAGTTGGCCAGACTTTGTGTCAGTATCACATCTAGATTCTGTGATTGCCCGTTATAAGAAGGGTACATGGTGTGCAGATAGAATGGGGGTGGGTAGCTCAAGCAGGAAGCCTCAGCAAGATCTGAGGAAAACACTGAGAGgacgtggattttttttttttgactggtcATAATTCAGTCAAATCTGAATGTTTTTTCTTGGTGGCAGGTGCGAGAGCTCCTAAGAAAAGGAGGACATTTTTTTTCTACTTGGAAGTGGTAGGCAACATTAGTACAGGCTCCACAATATCCGTTTCTATCATTGCTTGTTTTCATTGACATCTTACCTGGGGCATCCATGAGCACCAAGAAGACAATAGCAGAGAGCAGGTAAAGGAACTTCATGGCTGAAGGTCGGCCGGGAACTGAGCGTCACTGGAAAGAAGAGACACCAAGATAGAGAGGTGACAGAGGACACTGGGGAATGTGACATGCTGAGCTATACAAATATTGCTTTAAtccaaataatattttaatgtgtGTTCTGATTATTATCTACACAGCACAATAGATGTCCTAGGAGGATTTCAAAGAAATATAATTCTATGAAGCaaggtatcttttaaaaatagatgttttgtaaataattttaatttacCAATTACTTGCATTGCATTGCTCATTGAAATCTCTTTTTTCCTTAGCCAAAGTACAGAGTGGAGAATTTTGCACATTTACATGTTTTATTGCCCAAAATAGAATTGAAAACAATTAAGAAATTATAAGAGCAAAATAAAGGTGGTTGGATGctcatgtttatgaaatttctaTTAATTAATTCATCATGTGATGTTACAATttaccaaaaaaataataaatcacatCAATTCATTTCAGGTGTTATCTCAATCTTATTACCTAGGAAAACTTTATCCTAGTTCTTTACTATACTGGGGAGGTGACTTTGCTACCAGCATTGAAGTAGGAATGCTTAAATGCAGGTTCTTATTCATTTCAGATCAGTCTGTTTGACAATGGAATCATGGGAGTGCCTGTGCCACTCCAACCAAAGAAATCAGACAGATTACATAAGTACTAAGACTGACAATTCAATTAGTTCTCACACATTAAGCCCTAAACATATCATGCAGATAATGGTTTAAATCAGCTAACATCAATTtaactcaaatttggcccagatgTTCCTCCATCATGATGGGGAAGGGCAGGTGGGCCAAATATGAGTGAGTGGCGTTGTGACACTGTATAATTACTGAATTCCTAGAAGGCTCAACGCTCCCACCTAGAAAATGTGacatgcccctccccctctgagaaCCTCTCATTTTGCAACTATTCCAATTTCTCTGGAATTTTACCAGTAACCTTCGGTCTTAGGCCACTTTTACTAAACATTCAAAGGTATCTAAATATTCAAATAGTGGAAACAATGTTTCCCTTACCAGCCAATTCAAAGCTTCTTCCTCTTTCTGTCAGTGTAGAGTGGAGAATTATTGCACAATTACTTACTTTATATGATTAACACAGCACTTAAAGGCAATAAGAAATTacagaaagaagaagaaaggtgGTTAGATGATCATCTTTATGCAATATTCCAGCACTCTGAGATGGAGGAGGGAACCGGCCCCACCGCTCACTATCTGTACCTGCGCTTACAGAGGTCAGGGCTGACAGTGCTTGGTAGCACTGAAGCAGCACAAAAAAGGCTTCTGTCTTATGCAGATACAGTCCCTCTTCCTgcatctctccttccttccttccccttttctctcctccACCCTGCTGTCTTCATTCCCTGCCCTCCTGCCTGCTCTCTTTCGCTGAACTCCTCTTCTGTCTCCACTGGCCTTTCTTTCCCTCAACCCTTCTCCTTTCAGTCTTCACCTTAACCTTCTTATCTGTTTCTTTCTTGCctgttatctctctctctctcgctctctcccccaccttttctcttCTCCGCTATCttctccatcatcccctccaCTCCCTTGCTTTTTGTCCTTATCCTTAACTCCAGAAATATTCCCAAATTGTAGATCCCAGAGGCTTAAGGTTAGTTCATCAATGGGTGATGAATTAacacagggctgcagggggacACACTGTGAATTTGGATAACTAGGATTTCCCAATAAAAGGAATTTGGATAACTGGAATTATTCTGTAGATGGTTTTAACTGAGGTAGCTTTTAAATAACCAACTTTTCATTGTGAGTAAATGTAACACTTGTAGCTTTTTACTTCTCCATTCAAAGTGGCATGAAGGCATGTTCTCCAGATCAGCCTCTCAGAACACTAACTGGTTTCTCAAAATACCTAGAAAATTCACTGAGGTAGTTCACTCACTCAAGGGGTTATGACAACTATGTTCTTCTTCTCTTTCTGGATCTCACAGCCATCTTCCTAGACAGGACTTTAAAGGAAGAATTAAAAGGGTGATTATGAGAGAAGTTACTATAATACTTACCAGATAGGGGGTGCTCTCGGTGGCCAGGTGATGAAAGTCCTGCTCACTGTCTTTCTCATCCAGATATTTCAGCTTCAGGGAGTGACACTTTGACCAAACCAGCCTGTTTTATACAGTTACTGAAGGCTTGTTTTCTTGGCAAAGCCGCTGTCAGCCAATCAGAAAATAACTCCTGCTTCTGGGGGAGATTTGAACTGTCCAGCCACAATTTGGACGTTGGAATTCTTGCAGCTCTGTCTGTGGAAAATTCCATGGTCTTTGTGCAAAACTTCTTGTGCCATCCCAGATTTTGTAAGACACGTTAGGCCGCTGTGGTTTGTGCAAAATGTCTTGGGACATATAACGGACTCCTGCTGGTTTAGCTCTGATCAGCAACTTACTTCTGCAGGCCACTTCCCACAGGCCTCCCTGCAGTGTGGTGCTTGGCCAACTTGACACAATTTCATGTCAAACCCTCAGTTTCAACAATAAAAGTCTAAAGTACAGATACAAATTGTGCCTACTGGTGCTAAGCACCTCACAGGGTTCATCTCATTCACATGATTCAGGTAGGAGAGAAGAAGACGTGATTGGGCTTCACACTCTGCCTAGGAAAATGTAAGAAAAATTGAAAAGATTCTATGATGGATAGGATATCAAAAGTACGGGGCTGCTTGCACCTCTGTGCTCTCACTGGTCTCTGAATGTCCCCCTCAGGCATTGGGCCTTGGGCACTATCCTGTCCTACAATGGAAATTTACAAGTCTCCCactctcaggatatgtctaccctGCAGTAGGAGATCTGATTGCAGCACACGTACACACACTTGGTCTAGCTACCtgaggtaacaatagcagtgatgACACAGAAGCTGAAGCTTGTAACTCAAATATGTATCCAGGGCACTGGAAAGACTTTTGCAGCCCATGCTGCTGTCCAAGCTgccgtggcttcactgctattgttatagTTTATCCAGCTAGGTAGATAAAGCTAGCTCAGTGCATCTAAATGGGCTGCAGACACACCTCTgactgtagtgcagacataccctgtaACCAGGGTTTATGTACAACACCCCGTCTATACCAACCACTTATTACCATGCAGGTCTGGCTCACTAGTGCCACTTGCCTTTGGGAGGTTGTCACAAGAGCTATACAGTGACAAACAACCATCTGAGAACAAGTGGATTTATTTAGCCAGTGTAAGAAAGAATTACAGAAAACGATCTTAAGACAACAAAGAGCCAACACACATGTTTAAACTCATCTAACCTTATGCTTCACCACATGTAATGTTAGATGGGATTCTCTCCTGAGTGCCTTGTCCAGGTTTATATGTCTCTTTGGAAGGGGTTTGGAGCAGGGGTGACCTGTCCATCTAATCCCTCAGTCATTACACCCTACTGCAGTTGTCTGTGGTGggtggagggaggcagcagtCCCCTCTTTCTCCACGGAGACATGATGGGACACTGGACGATTCCGTGCCCAGTGGGGACACAAGCTCAGTCCTCTTCTTTCCACACaggtgctgttttccctccagcTGCTGACTGGAACCCAAGCCTGTGCCTGGCTGTAGCACTGATGACCACCCCTGGGTTTGGGAGGGGATGAAGAATGAGGATGTCACAGTTCAGGATGGACGAACAGCTCCAGATAAATAACAGTCACCCTCTGCACAAACAATAAGAAACGCCTCCtcttcaccttcctctgccaACAAACCTCATCTTGGCCTCCTTTCAGAACCGACTGGACGCTGGAGTGAACCTTTACTGAAGTTTGAGGAAGATTCACCTACCCTCTTAATGCCTTGTCAATATTTAATCCAGGTCACTGCAGGTTAATTGGAATGGAGAAAATTACATTGGGCCTGTGCCCCATTTTGCCTCTTTATAAGGCATCAGTGAACCTGAAGGTCTTCGTTTTTGAGAgtggttttttttctgcttgtgaTTTAACTCAGAAATATCAGGAAAGTCAAGTCTGATCATCACTCTTTTGCTGGAGGTCTCTTTGGAGAGCACAGAGAAAAGTCTGTCAGGTTCCTCTGCCCTGGAATGAAAGGGTCAGTCTGTGGAATCTTCAACCACAATTTTCTCCTAACTACTCAAAAACCATTAGAAGGAAATTGTTTATTCTTGTTATTGTTAACAACTAAGAGTTTTAAACACTTCCTTGGCACTTGTGATGTCCTAACCTTACCAGTTTTCTTCTTCGTGCATGAGCCTGTCTATCTGGTCCCACAGCATACACTTGGCTATTTACCTAAAGATATCAGAAAGGCTAGAAGCCCAGTACAGCATATGACAACAGGAAGTATTTGGAAGAAAGTGAAGTCATGGGTTGGAATGAGCTCTCTCCTATCCAGTATAGATGAACTGTAGGaacaaatatcagggggtagccgtgttagtctgtatctacaaaaacaacaaggagtctggtggcaccttaaagactaacagatttatttgggcataagctttcgtgagtaaaaacctcacttcttcggatgcataggaggtttttactcacgaaagtttatgcccaaataaatctgttagtctttaaggtgccaccagactccttgttgtttttgtaggaaCAAACCTCCTGAGCAGATCttatttgcatggacacacctgATTTGCCACAGTGATACATTTTGGTTGGTTTTGATTAAAATTCATTTACACTTAGATGCTGGGGTTATgaaatcacaatggtcccttctggtctgggaatctatgaatctgtgaaatgttatttttattgtGTGACTGAAGGGCAGGAGAATTGGATTTAATATGCCCTAATGGAGGGATCACCAAAACTGTGAACT harbors:
- the LOC101931253 gene encoding beta-defensin 1-like, translating into MKFLYLLSAIVFLVLMDAPGFSHALVTRKGCRRRGGECHFWRCPTNARYLDKCYIGHCCQSGKFLAGDNPQARRPSEEIF